The Ranitomeya variabilis isolate aRanVar5 chromosome 7, aRanVar5.hap1, whole genome shotgun sequence DNA window CAAACTTGGCCCGGACGTCTCTCAGGTTAGAGTTAGTCTTATGGGTGAGAACGACCACAGGGCATATTCCTGCAAAAGAAGAAATGTTCTCTTGAGTAATTGTGTAATGAGGAGAACTATGTCCTCCAGAATCTACAGATGGTGGAACTACGGACGAAAGATCTAGATAAATCTATAATAACGAGATTATCCAATTTTCTATTCATGGTAATTTCTGTggctcattttggaaattaaaatcataaacaaaagaaaaaagggacAGACGAGAAATGGAAATGTTAAACTTTACTTTTAGAACTAGAGAAAATATCAtacagtggaaataaaaaaatccttgAGTCAGACATGACATGTAGCCTCaccttagggctcattcccactttcgATGAAATCGGACAAAGGCAATctgattaaaaatcggattgcatttggaccaatgttattctatcattgtgtgttcatctgtgaCTTTTATTCTAGCTCGGATCACATTCAGGAACAGAACTCAATGAattcgagaaaaaaattgcacagcactctgacCTTTTCTtttcgagtgctgtccaatttttacacactgatctcctttgaaaagccggtaattcatctgctgtGTAGTGTAAAGTCaccgcaggagccgacaggatagaagagatggattacaaacATTATATACACGTAGAATAGGTAGATatttagatgtctgtgacaaatacaattagtacagtgtgtgcagcttactgtgcatgtatttaattatgaaaagattatttttctgaaaaaaatggcgtaggctcctgcataattttcttaaccagcacttGGAAATCCAATGGCTGGGGgcgagatgtttatagcctgggaagggggtgatacccatggagattcccaggctattaatatcagctcacagctgtatacttaacctttactggctgctaaaatgggggaccctgaaaaaaatgatgtagggtccccctataattaataaccagcaaaggctgggcagacagttgtgggctgatattaatagcctaggaaaggaccATGATATTGACCGCCAGGCTGAAAACAtcagatctatctatatatctatctaaaaatgcagaaaaattggAGTCAGCACACCGTTTGTATTGAAAAAAAAGAGCTATTTAATAAGCCCAGTTTTGGTTCAAACAACAGGAACCTTTATCAAGCCTAGACCGAAACGTTGCCTTTCGGGCTTATTAAATAGCTCTTGTTTTCAattcaaacggtgtgctgcctcgaatttttctggattttcataatttaggtttggtatttgcctggggggctccGCACCCGGACTCTttatttgtgctgctctaattttcttaTTCTTATCTagcaatcatctatctatccatctatctatctatctatctatctatctatctatctatctatctattatctatctatctattatctatctatctattatctatattatctatctatctatctatctatctatctattatatatatgttTAGAgagtatttcctttgaaaacgatgtgtaaatgacagagaatttctctatgtaaaagctcatgttaaaattgcattgcagttGGATGCAAATGAGATGCTTGGTGTGAAAGATCGTATTGTACTCACGTGAAAAACGCATGACCCTTGCATTATATTCGTCCGACTTTGCCAGAACAAAATCGGACcagttttaaaatcgctagtgtgactccggccatagGCTGCGGCCGCActatcagtatttgttcagtagttTTTCTcaccatttgtaagccaaaaccaggtgaggaacaatcagaggacaaGGTATAATAACAACAAGTGCACCAAATCTGCATGTTTGACCCACTTCGGGTttgggcttccaaatactgatgtgaaatactgattaAATACTGACAGCATGGTTTTAGCCTTATGCTGAATGTATTCTGGGATGGTCATAATCATTGGATGAGAAAATTATAGAGAAAAAGAAGAAAACGTTAACGCTTGGTATGCCGGCTCTATTGTTACCTGTTAGGTTTCTGGCTGTGGTCAATAGCTCTTTTATTTCGACTGCTTCACCACTGGAGAGCCCTTTTTTTACACTGCAAATGTGAAAAAATGATAATCACATGTTTATAAATAGAAAATCCTACAGAGACTGTTAACTTTAAGGCTTGTTATCAGCTCACACAGTGGTCTTCTAACAATTTCCATACTTATCCAATCATTTGTGTGAATATCACTTATTTTGGTATGTGCCCCTTAAGGTTTTACCCTAGGCTTCATCTGCCACTCTGGTTACCATTGGCTCTGTCCTTTGGCGGTTCCCCCTGGAGGAGCCCACACAGTGCAGTATTAGCTGGCTCCAGCCTAGTTCTGATGTGCCTGCACCACGGACATTGAGTTTATTCCAAGTTGGGGTtatatatacattatacattacATTAGATGCATCTGTGCACACTCTGGTCCTGATCCTGAAAAATAATCTATCAGACACATTTTATCTTCTCCTGTTACACACAGCAATATCCAGTATATTGGAGTGCACTAAATATACTGGATATTACCTTTAGCTCATTATACAGTTTACAGCAGCTTGCAAAATTATTCACCCACTTGGCTTTTTACCTTTTTTGTTACATTACATCCTCTGTGTAAATATTATAGTAATcagatttgtgtgtgatgtatcagcattaaatagtctaaaatggtgaagtgagaaaaatattggcataaattaaatttatggaatcAAGTAAATAAAATGTGGCATGTGCATACGTATTCACCAATTTTGCTATGAAGCTCCTAAAAATTTGTGGGGCAAGGAATTCCCTTAATTGCatacttagtgacaggacgtcccacTGTGTGCAACCTAAGTCTCACATGTGTCCGTATATATACTTTACCTTCTCTGAAAGGCCATAGAAGATATAACACAATTAAGAAGAGGTGTTACTaagcaaacaacaccatgaagacaaatGAAATCTCcaagcaacaccatgaagaccaactagatctccaaacaacaccatgaagaccaatgagatctccaaacaacaccatgaagaccaagaagatctccaaacaacaccatgaaggccaATAAGATCTCCAGAAAGCATCagaaagaccaaagagatctccgaacaacaccataaagaccaaggaaatctccaaacaatACCTGGAAGAAcaaggagatctctaaacaccaccatgaagaacaaggaaatctccaaacaagtgagggacaaagttgttgaaaagtacaagtcATGGTTGGGTTATTTAAAAAAATCCAATCTCTGATTATCCCctcagcaccatcaaatccattatcatcaactggaaagaacatggtaccaccaaAAACCTGCTAAGAGAgggcacccaccaaaactctcagcagggcaaggagggtattaatcagagaggcagtacATATACaacaggtaaccctgaaggagttgCAGAGTTCGCAAGCAGAGACTGGACTATCTGTCCACACGACCACAGTAAGCCGTACACTACATAGAGGTGGCCATTGTGGCAGAGTgaacagaaaaaagcctttactaacACACAAAAAATGTAAGGCTCGTTTTGTGTTTATCAAAAGAAATGTGGGAGATTCCCCAAACGTTTGGAGGAAGTTGCTGTGGTCAGATaacaccaaaattgaactttttggccaccaaggtaaacgttaTGTCTGGCGCCCaacccaacacagctcatcaccccaagatgaccatccccacagtgaaatatggtggtggcagcatcatgctgtggggaggttttttggcagcagggacagggaaaatggtctgagtcgagtGAACGATGAATGgcacgaaatacagggatattcttgagcaaaacctgattcagtctgtcagtgatttgagactgggacgaagGTTCACCATCAcctcccaacaagacaatgacccaaagcatactgctaactcAAGTAGTTTAAGGAGAAATGTGTAAATATTGTGGAGTGAccgagtcacagtccagaccttgcTCCAATTAAAGATcaatggtcagacttgaagattgctgttcaccagaggaaaccatctaacttgaaggagctgaagcagttttgccttgaggaatgggcaaaaatcccagtagcaGGATGTGGAAAGTTCATAGAGACTTATCGTGTAATTGCCGCAAATGGTTGCtctgcaaagtactgactttagggggtgaatagttatgcactctGAAGTTTTCaggtattttgtcctatttgttgtttgcttcacaacaaaaagaaaaccaaatgttaacaggtgtgttaggtgtcgagttcccgccgctgcacagggggaatcttgaaccacctacgctgcggtctcccattcttctccggccgcagtggagcctgctcagcagagatgtcggtcccagcatctggctcaggcagatgctgtgcgcttggttactgctgatcttccagactcagccattgtaaccagcactgttctgcagtgagcagatgctcctgggactaagtcctgcttttcctctactgggcatgcccaagggacgacctttcattggaggtcaggggtcacatgttcctattggaccactaggaaggtcctggagaacttcctctataaaaggttcgcatggccacaagaCCATGCGCTAgcatcaacttatgtttatgagcttagctaccttgtgttCTGTGTCTGCatatgctcagggtcggctgtatagccactagaattccagcacctccggagaggagtttgtgtgagtgaatttagggctggcgtatagccactagatttccggcacctccggagaggagttgtttgggtGCTGacactgactgtatgaccactgtaagctacttgctctgttagtgagctgtgatactctgtgaggttaacagggcacagcgttatcctaatcccggtgactctgtgaagcaacagagttcactcctatacagaccgggtgatggaacccgtgtctattcaggcgttgtaccaccatatagtgccaccattagctagcagcaggttccactcctgcacggtggaccccgggctgcgaacacaccaatattatctcaatatttacttggtgcgttccgccagccctaacaaggtGTTGGcacgttctttacatgaactgatgcaaactctcaaaaacaacagtgaaattccaggttgtgcaaaacacgaaaaatgccaagggggtgaataattTTGCCATCTAAAGTATAATGATCAATATATATGCAGTATTCAGTATTCAGCTCAACCACTGACCTGTAGACAAATATCGGATAAATAAAATCCGATGTCTGCACATAGCGCTCCGCCTGGACGATTCTGTCCACCAGTCCGATGCCCTTACTCCATGATACTGTTTGATTAAGTGGCAGCAAATTACctgaagaaaaaagaagaaaaaaagttatATGAGAGGAGGAAAGCACAAAGAAATTTTAGAAATTGGTGAAGCATCAGAGATGATCGTTGGTACAATGTTCCCGGAGGTCTGTGTCATCAGTAGACATCTGCATGGAGCGAtttcaaacaatttgcaatttggtTCATGATGTTCACAAAAAGAAATGCTCTGCCCCATTTCACATTTTGATGAAAATTACATCAGCCAGAGACGGGGCCGAGATTTATAGCGATCACATCACAAAGTCTAGCACAGTCGATCAGGTGGACTTATCAGTCAGTATAAAAGACGAGGGCAGGGAACGCAGTGCCATTGTAAGCTTGTACAGTGCAGGGATAGGCATTTAGAGCATTCAGCGTAATCTACACAGGGAAAGAAAAAGTCCTCTTCTGATAGTGGTTTACTAGTTCAGTGCTGAAACAGATTGAAAATGGATGTGAAATTCTCAGTATGTGAATAATAATCCACAGATTCAAGTGTTAAGAGAGAGGTGCTGAAGTTCTGTACCCACAGGTCCACTGCTGCCGTTAGGTGAGATGACTATCTCGTCTAAGGCGGAGGTCTGTGGTGACTCTTAGAGGCGCCATTTTGTCATCCCCGGAAGCAGGTCAGACtgaccctcagacaaatggcaccAGGTGAAACGGTCCAGACATGGACTGCAGTCACCCGTAAAGTCTTTAAATGGTCTAGGTATCCTCAGGACACTGATATTGCTATCAGGTCATCAGCTCTCTATACCATAACTTACTACTCCACAAGATGCAAGCTACTCCCGGCCCACCGCCACTGGTAGACAAGCTGCCAGAAGAGGATATGAAGGCTGTGGTAGACAAGGAACCCGGATTATGGGGGAAACTTCATTGATTTTCATTGTATGTCTCGGGAGTAGGGGTGCTAGTataggggaatgtactgtggggcatTAAGTAAAGGGGCGAGGGTAGCCATCCTACTGTGTATGGGCAGCGTTATactgggacattatactgtgtatagaggctcTGGGGGCTATCATACTTAGAGGGGGCTGTAGCTGCATCATGCTGTATATACGCCATATACACAAGGTATATACAGATAATGGGACACACAGAAGATAGAGAAATACTGAAGGGACAACATGCGGAGCAGTATGGAGACAGATAGAAATCAGGAATATAGATATTTACCTAATTGTGCAAATATTTCCCCAGTCTCATATTCGTTCATGAAGTTGCAGCCTCGGTTGTCCACCAGAGTGAGTGTGTCGGTGAGCTCGTAGGTGATCCTCTCCGTGGTGTTACCACCATCATTATTCTTCACGTCTGCGTAGGTCTTGAACTCGGTGTCATCCAGGACGTACTTACAAGTGTTGATGAAGGA harbors:
- the LOC143785107 gene encoding uncharacterized protein LOC143785107, with protein sequence MQSIPEMTDYIKNFSLKDCNNKGFCRVLLQLFGYLGHGKSSFINTCKYVLDDTEFKTYADVKNNDGGNTTERITYELTDTLTLVDNRGCNFMNEYETGEIFAQLGNLLPLNQTVSWSKGIGLVDRIVQAERYVQTSDFIYPIFVYSVKKGLSSGEAVEIKELLTTARNLTGICPVVVLTHKTNSNLRDVRAKFEDMDVERIFPLENFTPEDHLKTRGKHEDVLKLYIEVIKDIEYRMERFSSPEDEREKRKQFVLQFVYEREMKKKEEEVKRKLREEERGREAARLREEEKKKASEGGCTLQ